A genomic stretch from Hemibagrus wyckioides isolate EC202008001 linkage group LG18, SWU_Hwy_1.0, whole genome shotgun sequence includes:
- the rnf14 gene encoding E3 ubiquitin-protein ligase RNF14 produces the protein MSVDQEAQDDELLALASIYDEEEFRRAESGREGEIHLCLELPPDFKLLVSGETCVEYQVSFLPPLVLSFELPVNYPSSSAPVFTLSSKWISRLQLTSLCRRLDELWEEYKGSVVLFTWIQFLKEEALVFLGLQSPLEIFINSSKHSQLERGRTDGAAKRVESAGAEKKSSSELDPRAVLEAEPHADLLRQLLDFDEAQRQKVFDSKVFCCGICFSEKLGSGCVLFKECQHVYCRACIKEFFQIQIRDGKVQCLTCPEPKCTSVATPSQVKLLVGEDEFARYDRLLLQNSLDLMADIVYCPRTSCCMAVMLEPNATMGLCPSCRYAFCTLCKRAYHGLSHCPPTVQELSNLQEEYLAGSEEEKKFLEQRFGKQVIQRAIEESFSMKWMEENSKNCPRCGCHIQKIQGCNKMTCSSCQQFFCWVCLAPLSRVNPYGHFNNPSSPCFNLLFQGVEHEEEAWSDED, from the exons ATGTCTGTGGATCAGGAAGCACAGGACGATGAACTGCTGGCTCTAGCGAGTATTTACGACGAAGAAGAGTTTCGCCGAGCCGAGTCGGGCCGAGAAGGAGAGATCCATCTGTGTCTGGAGCTTCCCCCTGACTTCAAGTTGCTGGTCAGCG GCGAGACATGTGTGGAGTACCAGGTGTCGTTTCTGCCTCCTCTGGTTTTGAGTTTCGAGCTGCCCGTCAATTATCCTTCCTCATCAGCACCGGTGTTTACACTAAGCTCCAAATGGATCTCTAGACTCCAG CTGACGTCTCTGTGTAGGCGTCTGGATGAGTTATGGGAGGAGTATAAGGGGAGCGTGGTGCTCTTCACCTGGATCCAGTTCCTCAAGGAGGAGGCTTTGGTCTTCCTGGGTCTGCAGTCTCCTCTGGAAATCTTCATCAATAGCAGCAAGCACTCTCAGCTGGAACGCGGCAGAACTGACGGAGCTGCCAAGCGAGTCGAAAGCGCCGGTGCAGAGAAGAAGTCGTCGTCAGAGCTGGACCCTCGCGCTGTCCTGGAGGCCGAGCCGCATGCTGACCTGCTGCGTCAGCTCCTGGACTTTGACGAGGCTCAGCGGCAGAAGGTCTTCGACAGCAAGGTGTTCTGCTGTGGGATCTGCTTTTCTGAGAAGCTGGGCTCCGGCTGTGTGCTGTTTAAAGAGTGTCAGCATGTTTACTGCAGGGCCTGCATCAAGGAGTTCTTCCAGATCCAGATCCGAGACGGCAAAGTACAGTGCCTTACGTGTCCAGAGCCGAAGTGTACCTCCGTAGCCACACCTTCTCAG GTGAAACTGCTGGTTGGAGAGGATGAGTTTGCACGCTATGACCGCTTGCTGCTACAGAACAGTCTGGATCTGATGGCGGACATTGTGTACTGCCCCCGCACTTCCTGTTGCATGGCTGTGATGCTGGAGCCCAACGCCACAATGGGCCTGTGTCCATCCTGCCGCTACGCCTTCTGCACGCTGTGCAAGCGTGCCTACCACGGCCTCTCACATTGCCCACCCACCGTCC AGGAGCTCAGTAATCTGCAGGAAGAGTACCTGGCTGGCtctgaggaggagaagaagttCTTAGAGCAGCGTTTTGGGAAGCAGGTGATCCAGCGTGCTATAGAAGAGTCCTTCAGTATGAAGTGGATGGAAGAGAACTCGAAAAACTGCCCTCGCTGTGGCTGCCACATTCAG AAGATACAAGGCTGCAACAAAATGACCTGCTCCTCCTGTCAGCAGTTCTTCTGCTGGGTCTGTCTGGCTCCACTGTCCCGAGTGAATCCCTACGGCCACTTCAACAATCCCAGCAGCCCCTGCTTCAACCT ATTGTTCCAGGGTGTAGAACATGAAGAAGAGGCTTGGAGTGATGAAGACTAG
- the endou2 gene encoding uridylate-specific endoribonuclease B: protein MIEHNSDLTAVAHELWDNDIHRLRPGTDYRIALQNKVVHLSDLNDGKEAAGSPLFIYVDETIFKKETFLAFISLLDNYESDTGVPEVVTPEEEAENHRFLDSIIKTPVMKIVHKYLVEKKLSSPDTSVFKEQLHRTWFELYARKGSNRPDSSGFEHVFVGETRGGHTVIGFHNWIQLYLQEKLGHIDYKGYSVEGNSPEPDENKHILALQFSWKNGIKPKGSIFIGVSPEFEFALYTLCFITSPNERVRVSFSVYDVEIVCHHYNQKHIGTTYPVLIRYRDAE from the exons ATGATTGAACACAACTCGGACCTGACAGCTGTAGCGCATGAGCTGTGGGACAACGACATCCATCGCCTGAGACCCGGGACGGACTACCGCATAGCTCtgcaa AATAAAGTAGTTCACCTGTCAGACCTCAACGATGGGAAGGAAGCAGCTGGATCTCCTTTATTCATATATGTGGATGAAAccatttttaaaaaggaaacatTCTTGG CCTTCATTTCACTTCTGGACAATTATGAGAGCGATACAGGTGTACCAGAGGTCGTGACCCCGGAGGAGGAGGCGGAGAATCACAGGTTTTTGGACTCCATAATAAAGACTCCTGTAATGAAG ATTGTCCATAAGTATCTAGTAGAGAAGAAACTCTCTTCACCTGACACATCAGTGTTTAAGGAGCAGCTGCACCGCACCTGGTTCGAGCTCTACGCCAGGAAAGGGTCCAACAG accaGACTCTTCAGGGTTCGAGCATGTCTTCGTAGGTGAAACTAGAGGTGGACACACTGTTATTGGTTTCCACAACTGGATTCAGCTGTACTTGCAGGAGAAGCTCGGCCATATCGACTACAAAGGCTACAGTGTCGAAGGGAATTCTCCAGAA CCTGACGAGAACAAACACATCTTAGCTCTTCAGTTTAGCTGGAAGAACGGGATCAAGCCCAAAGGCAGCATCTTCATCGGTGTGAGCCCGGAGTTTGAGTTTGCCCTGTACACCCTGTGCTTCATCACCTCTCCGAACGAGCGCGTCAGAGTGTCCTTCAGTGTTTATGACGTGGAGATTGTATGCCATCACTACAACCAGAAGCACATAGGAACAACGTACCCCGTCCTCATCAGATACCGGGATGCAGAGTGA